GAGCATCGGGAGCTAGACCGCGAGAAGCGCAATCGGCAGGATTGTCCTGAGTTGGGACATGACGCCAATAAATTCCAGGAAGCAAGGACTGAACGATCGAAACGCGATTGGCAACGAAAGTTTTCCATCGAGACGGAGACTGCCTCAGCCAAGCGAGTGTGATCGTTGAGTCGGTCCAACAGTGACATTCGATGCTCGGAAGTTGAAGAGCAGAACGCGCATAATTAACTAACCGAGCGAGAAGAAGCGCAGCTGACAATTCCAATCGGGGAACGCTGATCGTTTTAAGAGGTGCCACTTTCGATTTTGCGATGAGAAGAGAGATGGTAATTGAGCCATCGACATTAACAACGCGAAGGTAAACAACTGCTGCAAAGGCCATAGTTGAGGCATCGGAAAAGCCATGAAGTGCGCTGTGCAGAGTATGGGATCCATGCGTCGTCCAGCGCGGAATACTGAGAGCCTCGAGACACGGTAATTGGTGGTGATAATTTGCCCAGTAGTCGAAATGTTCACATGGAATTTCATCGTCCCACTGACATTGGAGCGACCACAATCGTTGCATGAATATTTTCGCACCGATGATGACGGGAGTAGCCCATCCCATCGGATCGAAAAACTTAGCGATAGTCGAGAGAACAGTTCTTTTGGTTTTTCCCGGCAAAGACGGGAGAGATACGCGAAGTTGAAACGCATCGAGCTTCGGATTCCAAATGACTCCTAATACTTTAAGGTGCTCATCGTCTTGAAGGACTTTGTGAGTGGCTAATCCATGATCGGCAGGATCGAGGTCTGACAAGAGATCTGTGGAATTACTTGCCCATTTTCGCAGACGAAAGCCTCCTTTAGCGAGAAGCGCGATTAATTGGTCGCGCGTTTGCCGTGCAAGGATGCGATCATCGGCTCCGAACGCGCAATCATCGACGTATGTCTGATGACGGAGAACCGGGACGGCTAATGGAAATTGGGCACCGTTATCTTCAGCGAGTTGGTCGAGCACTCGAAGAGCGAGATATGGAGCGGCGGCAGTGCCGTACGTCACAGTGAGAAGACGGTAGTCGCGAACAGGTTCACTGGGAGAAGAGCGCCATAGAATGCGCTGATAATCAGTATCGCGGAAGTCAACTAATATTTGCCGATACATTTTAGCGATATCGGCGGTAAATACGTAACGATGTTGGCGCCACTGCATTATGACAGCGGCCAAATCCCTTTGAAGTTTAGGTCCGATAAACATGTTATCGTTTAGCGAGGTTCCGTTAGTGGTACGGCAGGAGGCGTTAAAAACAACCCGCAGCCGAGTGGTTGCACTGCTGTCACGTAAGACAGCGTGGTGCGGTATATAATAACTTTGATCCGTATGAACAATTTCTGTCGGTGGACTTTTAATCATATGACCGAGGTTTTCGTACTCCGCGAGAAAGTCGTGATATTCGGAAGCGATAGATGGGTTGCGTCTGAAACGTTGCTCTAGGCGGTAGAGGTTCGATTCGGCAATGAAACGAGATTCTCCTAACGAGATTGGTGGTCCGGTTTTAAACGGTAATCTAACAATGTAGCGTCCTTGAGGAGTGCGGGAATGGGTAGCGAGGAAGTGCTCTTCACACTTTCGCTCGTCAGGGCTGTGGCGTTGGGGCTGAGGGACTTCTTCAGTCTCCCAGAAACGACGAAGGTCGAGATCTAACGCTTCAAGGACAACTCCGTGATGCGCGATCTCAGAAATCGAACAATTGGTCGAAGACGATGCGATTGGACCTGAAATAATCCAACCGAGAGTGGTATTTTGCGCGGTAGGCTCCATTTCGGAACCTTTTCGAACACCATCGAGAACAAGCATGCCGAATAAGTCCGCTCCGATTATCATATCAATCGGGTCGGTACTCATGGGGTCACTATCAGCTAATTGGAGTCCGTCGACATGGTTCCACGTGCACATAGTGCTTATTCGATTCGGCAGATATTTTGTCAACGATCGAAGAATGAGCGCGGTCGTTGAATAAGCGGGTTCGTCGTAATTCGCCGGCGTAATGGTAATGTGGGCAGCATGCCGGACAACGGATTGCATCTCGCTGATGCCGGTGACGAAAATCGAACGATTTAATTTTGGGAGTCGTAAACGTTGCGCGAGCGATTCGGTAATAAACGTAGAAACGGAGCCTTGATCCAAAAGTGCGCGTACAGTCGTAAAACGTCCAACAGGCGAGTAGACTTTCACACGGGCAGTCGCGAGCAGAATATTAGAATTCGGCGCGACGGTTTTCGATAGTAAATGCGACGTGACTTCGTTTACAATTTTGCTTATCGCCGGTGGTGACTCAGTTTTATCCGGCTGAGTCGAGTTATCGAAATGTAACAACGTGTGATGACGTTTATTACACTGGCGGCATACGCGAGAATTTGAACAATCTTTGACAGAATGCTTACTACTAAAGCAGTTTAAACATCGTTTTTGctgtttaataaaatcgaaacGTTGGGAGGgtgtttgttttaaaaatgtagaacATTGGTATAATAAGTGATTGGCTTTGCACCACGGACATGCGAACGAAACGGTAGACGCGGTATG
The nucleotide sequence above comes from Linepithema humile isolate Giens D197 chromosome 4, Lhum_UNIL_v1.0, whole genome shotgun sequence. Encoded proteins:
- the LOC136999496 gene encoding uncharacterized protein, with the translated sequence MDTSTSFEQLLSLQTQKMGFVSRALANYKKLGQAKMTPAVTRQRLVTLKEAFTTCQELDSRIVLLADDEDRASHAYFTKNSLLECEDCYHEAADYMAEVLESYESRTPPATSSQNCNKRHHTLLHFDNSTQPDKTESPPAISKIVNEVTSHLLSKTVAPNSNILLATARVKVYSPVGRFTTVRALLDQGSVSTFITESLAQRLRLPKLNRSIFVTGISEMQSVVRHAAHITITPANYDEPAYSTTALILRSLTKYLPNRISTMCTWNHVDGLQLADSDPMSTDPIDMIIGADLFGMLVLDGVRKGSEMEPTAQNTTLGWIISGPIASSSTNCSISEIAHHGVVLEALDLDLRRFWETEEVPQPQRHSPDERKCEEHFLATHSRTPQGRYIVRLPFKTGPPISLGESRFIAESNLYRLEQRFRRNPSIASEYHDFLAEYENLGHMIKSPPTEIVHTDQSYYIPHHAVLRDSSATTRLRVVFNASCRTTNGTSLNDNMFIGPKLQRDLAAVIMQWRQHRYVFTADIAKMYRQILVDFRDTDYQRILWRSSPSEPVRDYRLLTVTYGTAAAPYLALRVLDQLAEDNGAQFPLAVPVLRHQTYVDDCAFGADDRILARQTRDQLIALLAKGGFRLRKWASNSTDLLSDLDPADHGLATHKVLQDDEHLKVLGVIWNPKLDAFQLRVSLPSLPGKTKRTVLSTIAKFFDPMGWATPVIIGAKIFMQRLWSLQCQWDDEIPCEHFDYWANYHHQLPCLEALTHFMAFPMPQLWPLQQLFTFALLMSMAQLPSLFSSQNRKWHLLKRSAFPDWNCQLRFFSLG